From Echinicola soli, a single genomic window includes:
- a CDS encoding ArnT family glycosyltransferase, whose product MQKLISPTSPFALIAALLFFMAFWNWGYDGITFSDDVSYLTLGHQFWHDIPFQENDLFNYRWGTYLLPGLITYLFGFNDHLASLPSLFAYMLTVVLIWKILPEYLAKNVFVVFFCTSVFLLHFLPKVYPDSLLVFWTALIPASAVYRHKQPFIAGLIMSTAFFFGLCTKETIILLAPLPLLLFIADARHNRPTSFYRYFVLFAIVFILGYLGYFYVQFGDPFFRLKSIETGHYVSPYSFYDKGWAKTLERLTFSPILTFIERTFWIWIVLAVPGLVRAFKHDKDLHLVFALSSLCLLIGFWFMTTSLSFYNPLHLNPRHLIILAPVLSVNIALEAKRWTSNFFWNRFGALWIGFGGIVALGLLDWKLAAFYFSFAAVLLLVPSKWKTPCLAVLLFFPVLASVAYHKELKNYGHFKSVFNKTLSTCNADAPLISHDFVVKSGEVLVGEYNSHLPLYSVQELTKKPAIDGLPQKFTILVYSYYNHAFPEEGSFVKEVTAFANHYHYDKTKIYQDKWINIVQYNLKADLTTFQNHREVVMGFRSDSDHLRHTATPAPDRY is encoded by the coding sequence ATGCAAAAACTCATTAGTCCCACTTCACCTTTTGCTCTCATCGCGGCATTGCTTTTCTTTATGGCGTTTTGGAATTGGGGTTATGACGGCATCACTTTTAGCGACGACGTCTCATACCTTACCTTGGGCCACCAGTTCTGGCATGACATCCCCTTTCAGGAAAATGACTTATTCAATTACCGATGGGGAACATACCTTTTGCCTGGACTTATCACCTATCTTTTTGGCTTCAATGACCACCTTGCTTCCTTGCCCTCGCTGTTTGCCTATATGCTGACCGTGGTTCTGATTTGGAAAATTCTACCGGAATACTTGGCAAAAAACGTCTTTGTAGTTTTCTTCTGCACTTCCGTGTTCCTTTTGCATTTCTTGCCCAAGGTCTATCCGGATTCCTTATTGGTATTTTGGACAGCACTCATTCCGGCTTCTGCCGTTTATCGGCATAAGCAGCCCTTCATTGCCGGTTTGATCATGTCCACCGCCTTCTTTTTTGGATTATGTACTAAGGAAACGATCATCCTGCTTGCGCCACTTCCGTTGCTTTTGTTCATTGCAGATGCCAGGCACAATCGCCCGACATCGTTTTATCGCTATTTTGTCCTCTTCGCTATAGTCTTTATCCTTGGCTATTTAGGGTATTTCTATGTCCAATTTGGGGATCCATTCTTTAGGTTAAAAAGCATCGAAACGGGCCATTATGTCTCCCCTTATTCTTTTTATGACAAAGGATGGGCCAAGACCTTGGAAAGGCTTACGTTTAGCCCAATCCTTACCTTTATCGAACGAACATTTTGGATATGGATAGTCCTTGCTGTACCTGGCTTGGTAAGGGCTTTTAAGCATGATAAAGATCTCCACTTGGTATTTGCGCTATCCAGTTTATGCCTGTTGATTGGATTTTGGTTTATGACCACGAGCTTATCTTTTTACAATCCACTTCACCTTAATCCTCGTCATCTGATCATTCTAGCGCCCGTTCTATCCGTAAACATCGCCCTTGAAGCCAAACGGTGGACCAGTAATTTCTTCTGGAACCGGTTTGGTGCGCTATGGATTGGATTTGGTGGAATTGTAGCCTTGGGACTGCTCGATTGGAAACTGGCTGCTTTTTACTTTTCATTTGCGGCTGTATTATTACTGGTTCCCTCCAAGTGGAAAACACCGTGTTTAGCTGTACTATTGTTTTTTCCGGTGCTGGCCTCTGTGGCCTATCATAAAGAATTAAAAAACTACGGCCATTTCAAATCAGTCTTTAATAAAACCTTAAGCACCTGTAATGCAGATGCTCCACTTATATCACATGACTTTGTCGTAAAAAGCGGGGAGGTGCTTGTGGGAGAATATAATAGTCACTTACCCTTATATTCGGTTCAGGAGTTGACTAAAAAGCCAGCCATCGATGGTTTGCCACAAAAATTCACCATATTGGTCTATTCCTATTATAATCATGCGTTTCCTGAAGAAGGTTCTTTTGTCAAGGAAGTAACTGCTTTTGCCAATCATTACCATTATGACAAAACGAAAATCTACCAAGACAAATGGATAAATATTGTCCAGTATAACCTCAAAGCAGATTTGACTACTTTTCAGAATCACAGGGAAGTTGTAATGGGTTTTAGATCGGATTCAGATCATTTGAGGCATACGGCTACCCCTGCCCCTGATCGTTATTGA